A genomic segment from Tachypleus tridentatus isolate NWPU-2018 unplaced genomic scaffold, ASM421037v1 Hic_cluster_2, whole genome shotgun sequence encodes:
- the LOC143242585 gene encoding serine/threonine-protein kinase ATR-like isoform X2: protein MIVKNDVKTAVFLLPHIMVNVLQDASNEEKEDIYREIMAVLSHVDQAEQSKLKFHEKTDLCHLSAQSVFSILDCLTVWCHQYFVMLRSSNQNNSKPANKGKETVHSP from the exons ATGATTGTCAAAAACGATGTGAAGACAGCAGTTTTTCTTCTTCCTCACATCATGGTTAATGTTTTACAAGATGCAAGCaatgaagaaaaggaagat ATCTACAGAGAGATTATGGCTGTTCTAAGCCATGTTGACCAAGCTGAACAGAGCAAATTGAAGTTTCATGAGAAGACTGACCTTTGCCACTTGAGTGCCCAGAGTGTGTTTTCAATATTGGATTGTTTAACGGTTTGGTGTCATCAGTATTTTGTGATGTTGAGATCTAGTAACCAGAATAACTCCAAGCCTGCAAATAAAGGGAAAG AAACTGTACATTCTCCTTGA
- the LOC143242585 gene encoding serine/threonine-protein kinase ATR-like isoform X1 → MIVKNDVKTAVFLLPHIMVNVLQDASNEEKEDIYREIMAVLSHVDQAEQSKLKFHEKTDLCHLSAQSVFSILDCLTVWCHQYFVMLRSSNQNNSKPANKGKVDPHNDPNYKSVYDFLKSVPEDLLAPLFVKLMLGL, encoded by the exons ATGATTGTCAAAAACGATGTGAAGACAGCAGTTTTTCTTCTTCCTCACATCATGGTTAATGTTTTACAAGATGCAAGCaatgaagaaaaggaagat ATCTACAGAGAGATTATGGCTGTTCTAAGCCATGTTGACCAAGCTGAACAGAGCAAATTGAAGTTTCATGAGAAGACTGACCTTTGCCACTTGAGTGCCCAGAGTGTGTTTTCAATATTGGATTGTTTAACGGTTTGGTGTCATCAGTATTTTGTGATGTTGAGATCTAGTAACCAGAATAACTCCAAGCCTGCAAATAAAGGGAAAG TGGACCCACATAATGATCCCAACTATAAGTCTGTTTATGACTTCCTGAAGAGTGTTCCAGAAGACCTTTTAGCTCCTTTGTTTGTCAAGCTTATGCTTGGGCTTTAA